In the genome of Hymenobacter cellulosivorans, one region contains:
- a CDS encoding DUF4153 domain-containing protein yields the protein MTTLTSAAAQWPAAGHSATRPFPLTALQKLLLPVGAILFDVLFWQERMALNMLLYTVFVVGGVLASLPRHAAVWRSGYFWLTLGGTVLSALMVAVYGSGAAQLSAVASLAVWLGYVNQGHLKLVGYALLTGLGNLLPAVQRLAQMVRLPHNLDGRLNRTRYYGRLLVVPLAALLVFHVLFAIANPKYNDLAGRILDAIGEVLDQLFAWPSVLHLLFFGLGLVLTAGAIFIIPVHYFADQESRFGEFVRRSRDQVASFAVRRPDFRTKSFGVLDLRREYLMALSLIGLVNVLLLVVNVIDIRWIWFGFVPAKGFDLTQFVHEGTYVLILSILVAMGIVLWFFRRNLNFYQPGLPLLRRAATVWVLQNAVLAISVGLRNYYYIQYTGLAYKRIGVYGFLLLTFFGLATVLLKIWQRRSAYALFRLNALAAYAVMVLLACGNWEIWIARYNLQARFAEIDYGFLLDMPDRVLPELAAHKALLTGRRLVQENNYSTWVPLPAAEAQQQLERRILEFQSRQSMRHWPSYTWADYRAYQELSRRE from the coding sequence ATGACGACGCTAACCTCCGCAGCGGCCCAATGGCCGGCTGCTGGCCACTCGGCAACCCGGCCGTTTCCCCTCACTGCCCTGCAGAAGCTGCTGCTGCCGGTGGGCGCCATCCTGTTCGACGTGCTGTTCTGGCAGGAGCGCATGGCCCTGAATATGCTGCTCTACACCGTATTTGTGGTAGGGGGCGTGTTAGCCAGTCTGCCCCGACACGCGGCGGTGTGGCGCTCGGGCTACTTCTGGCTCACGCTTGGTGGCACCGTGCTCAGCGCCCTGATGGTGGCCGTGTACGGGTCGGGCGCGGCCCAACTGAGTGCAGTGGCTTCCTTGGCAGTTTGGCTGGGCTACGTCAATCAGGGCCATTTGAAGCTGGTGGGCTACGCCCTGCTCACGGGGCTCGGTAACCTGCTGCCGGCCGTGCAGCGCCTAGCCCAAATGGTACGCCTGCCCCACAACCTGGACGGCCGTCTGAACCGCACGCGCTACTACGGCCGTTTGCTGGTAGTGCCATTGGCCGCGCTGCTGGTGTTTCACGTGCTGTTTGCCATTGCCAACCCGAAGTATAACGACCTGGCAGGCCGAATCCTGGATGCCATTGGTGAAGTCCTGGACCAGCTCTTCGCCTGGCCATCGGTGCTGCACCTGCTGTTTTTCGGGCTGGGTCTGGTACTCACTGCCGGGGCCATTTTCATCATCCCGGTGCATTACTTCGCCGATCAGGAGTCGCGCTTTGGGGAGTTTGTGCGCCGGAGCCGGGACCAGGTAGCGTCCTTTGCCGTGCGCCGCCCTGATTTTCGCACCAAATCGTTTGGGGTACTGGATTTGCGCCGCGAATACCTGATGGCCCTGAGCTTGATTGGCTTGGTCAACGTGCTGCTGCTGGTCGTCAACGTCATTGATATTCGCTGGATCTGGTTTGGCTTCGTGCCGGCCAAGGGCTTCGACCTCACGCAGTTTGTGCACGAGGGCACCTACGTACTGATTCTGAGCATTCTGGTTGCCATGGGTATCGTGCTGTGGTTTTTTCGCCGCAACCTGAATTTCTACCAGCCGGGCCTGCCCTTGCTGCGCCGCGCCGCCACGGTGTGGGTACTGCAAAACGCAGTACTGGCCATATCGGTGGGGCTGCGCAACTACTATTATATTCAATACACCGGCCTGGCTTACAAGCGCATCGGAGTGTATGGCTTTCTACTGCTGACTTTCTTCGGGCTGGCTACTGTGCTGCTCAAAATCTGGCAGCGCCGCTCGGCGTATGCGCTGTTTCGCCTCAATGCCCTGGCCGCTTATGCCGTGATGGTGCTGCTGGCCTGCGGCAACTGGGAAATCTGGATTGCCCGCTACAACCTGCAGGCCCGCTTTGCCGAAATTGACTACGGCTTCCTGCTCGACATGCCCGACCGGGTGTTGCCCGAGCTGGCGGCTCATAAGGCCTTGCTCACGGGCCGGCGCCTGGTACAGGAAAACAACTACAGCACCTGGGTGCCGCTGCCCGCAGCCGAGGCCCAGCAGCAGCTGGAGCGCCGCATCCTGGAGTTCCAGTCGCGGCAAAGCATGCGCCACTGGCCCAGCTATACCTGGGCCGACTACCGGGCTTACCAGGAGCTGAGCCGCCGTGAATAG
- a CDS encoding winged helix-turn-helix domain-containing protein produces the protein MKHLIHTLNKAFDNRVRLGVMAVLMANESVSFNELKDALDLTDGNLASHVSALEKAGYVLVNKQFVGKKPNTTYQASTEGKSAFQDHLTALEKLLRGSA, from the coding sequence GTGAAACACCTCATCCATACGCTCAATAAGGCTTTCGACAACCGGGTGCGGTTGGGCGTCATGGCAGTGCTCATGGCCAATGAATCCGTGAGCTTTAATGAGCTGAAAGACGCCCTCGACCTGACCGACGGCAACTTAGCCAGCCACGTGTCGGCCCTGGAAAAAGCGGGCTACGTGCTGGTCAACAAGCAGTTTGTGGGCAAGAAGCCCAATACCACTTACCAGGCTTCCACAGAGGGCAAATCGGCGTTTCAGGACCACCTGACGGCCCTCGAAAAATTACTGCGCGGGTCCGCGTAG